One Verrucomicrobiota bacterium genomic region harbors:
- a CDS encoding type IV pilus twitching motility protein PilT, with protein MAQIDAYFQAMMEYKASDLHLATGSPPIVRINGEIERMDAPPLVNDELKAMLYEITPEQKIKQFEETGDVDFGYEIPGAARFRANFFNQKYGVTAVFRLIPSKVLTAEQLGLPPVCKKFSQLKKGMVLVTGPTGSGKSTTLAAIIDHANITRQDHVITVEDPIEFVHKSQQCLINHREVGLHTRSFSAALRGALREDPDIILVGEMRDLETIELALTAAATGHLVFGTLHTSSASKTIDRVIDVFPANQQNQVRATLSEALKGVIAQNLFRRIDKPGRVAALEILVVDEAIANLIREGKTHQIPGMIQIGKNKGNQPLDDSILKWLSEGVIDPIEAYTKCIDKKKFRGFLKEAPED; from the coding sequence ATGGCGCAAATTGATGCTTATTTTCAGGCGATGATGGAATATAAAGCTTCCGATCTCCACCTTGCTACCGGAAGCCCCCCCATCGTTCGTATTAATGGTGAAATTGAAAGAATGGACGCACCTCCGCTTGTCAATGATGAATTAAAAGCGATGCTTTACGAGATCACTCCCGAGCAGAAGATTAAACAATTTGAAGAAACCGGGGACGTGGACTTTGGTTATGAAATCCCCGGGGCCGCCCGTTTCCGGGCAAACTTCTTTAACCAGAAATACGGGGTGACCGCCGTTTTCCGGCTCATTCCTTCCAAAGTCCTGACGGCCGAGCAATTAGGCCTGCCCCCGGTTTGTAAGAAATTCTCCCAGCTCAAAAAAGGGATGGTCTTGGTCACCGGCCCTACAGGTTCGGGTAAATCCACGACACTGGCGGCCATTATCGATCATGCAAATATCACGCGCCAAGACCACGTGATCACCGTCGAGGATCCGATCGAGTTCGTCCATAAAAGCCAACAGTGTTTGATCAACCACCGTGAGGTCGGCCTCCACACCCGCTCGTTTTCAGCAGCCTTACGCGGGGCCTTACGTGAAGACCCGGACATTATCTTGGTCGGGGAAATGCGCGACTTGGAGACGATCGAGCTGGCCTTGACTGCGGCGGCCACGGGCCACTTAGTCTTTGGCACCCTGCATACTTCCAGCGCGTCCAAGACCATTGACCGTGTCATTGACGTTTTTCCGGCGAACCAGCAAAACCAGGTGCGTGCCACCCTTTCCGAAGCATTAAAAGGGGTTATCGCACAAAATCTTTTCCGCCGCATCGACAAGCCCGGCCGTGTCGCCGCCTTGGAAATCCTCGTCGTCGATGAAGCCATCGCGAACCTGATCCGCGAAGGCAAGACCCACCAAATCCCCGGGATGATCCAGATCGGTAAGAATAAAGGGAACCAGCCCTTGGATGACTCCATTTTGAAATGGCTCTCCGAAGGTGTGATCGACCCCATTGAAGCTTACACTAAATGTATTGATAAGAAAAAATTCCGTGGCTTCCTCAAAGAAGCGCCGGAAGATTAA
- a CDS encoding MqnA/MqnD/SBP family protein translates to MIKPRLVTLGHSPDPDDAFMFYALKEHRIETHGWEFDHILQDIQTLNERAMRGDLDISAVSIHAYSFMQDKYALLPCGASMGDQYGPMLVEKTGTGTKQFAPGDTTSIRDSLKGKTIAVPGLMTSAFLSLQIFWGSKLLPGNNGAGAPEIVIVPFDEIFNALKDGKADVGLLIHEGQLTYAAEGFDLIVDLGVWWFDKTGGLPLPLGGNVIHKRFTPEERRQLNLILKESIQYSLDHRAPAVTHSMQYGRGLDTALADRFVGMYVNELTLDYGQRGRDAISLLLKEGYDLGILPQRIELEFVQ, encoded by the coding sequence ATGATTAAACCTCGTCTTGTCACACTGGGGCACAGCCCCGATCCCGATGATGCATTTATGTTCTATGCCCTCAAGGAACACAGGATCGAGACCCATGGTTGGGAATTTGACCACATCCTCCAGGACATCCAGACTCTCAATGAACGGGCCATGCGTGGGGATCTCGACATCAGCGCGGTGTCGATCCACGCGTATTCTTTTATGCAGGATAAATACGCCCTTTTGCCCTGCGGCGCGAGTATGGGTGACCAGTACGGCCCGATGCTCGTGGAAAAAACCGGGACCGGTACAAAACAATTTGCTCCCGGGGACACGACATCAATCCGCGACTCTCTCAAGGGAAAAACAATCGCAGTACCCGGACTCATGACTAGTGCTTTCCTCTCCCTCCAAATCTTCTGGGGGAGCAAATTGCTCCCCGGTAACAATGGGGCGGGAGCACCGGAAATCGTGATTGTGCCTTTCGATGAGATCTTTAACGCACTCAAAGACGGCAAGGCTGATGTCGGCCTGCTCATCCACGAGGGGCAGCTGACTTACGCCGCGGAAGGCTTCGACCTGATTGTCGATCTGGGTGTGTGGTGGTTTGACAAAACCGGTGGTTTACCCCTGCCACTGGGTGGGAATGTGATCCATAAACGATTCACCCCGGAAGAACGCCGCCAGCTCAATCTCATCCTTAAGGAATCTATCCAATACAGCCTCGACCACCGGGCCCCGGCAGTCACGCACTCCATGCAATACGGACGCGGGCTGGATACAGCACTGGCCGACCGCTTTGTCGGCATGTATGTTAATGAGTTAACCCTCGATTATGGCCAGCGCGGACGCGATGCCATCAGTCTTTTACTCAAAGAAGGATACGACTTGGGCATCCTCCCGCAACGCATCGAGCTGGAGTTTGTTCAATAA
- a CDS encoding uroporphyrinogen decarboxylase family protein has protein sequence MTPRERWLALFNHQKPDRIPTDIWATPEVYQKLYKHTGTNNRYELSEKLYIDSWRSALPLHTVHHHPEDAKANIWGLRFRNVEYAGGSSQEAENTPLAHMEDAEELDDYHWPNPDDVDWDKTAEQIDLMPEDRIICGGHYEPFLLYCWMRGTEKAMMDLADNPDFAFEALDRIFEYHLEVNRRMWEVGEGRIDVMYMAEDLGSQTSLLMSRRKIQEFILPYQKEMADCARSYGVHIFYHSDGAIHSVIPDLINITGIEILNPLEGRCTGMELDRLAADFGDKLIFHGGIDNQQTLAYGDVQEVRNEVLKAVGIFAGKRWICAPCHNLQPVSPVENIITLYETIHAHGKL, from the coding sequence ATGACACCCCGTGAAAGATGGCTTGCCTTATTCAATCACCAGAAACCCGACCGGATCCCGACCGATATCTGGGCTACACCAGAGGTTTATCAGAAATTATATAAGCATACGGGGACCAATAACCGCTACGAATTATCCGAGAAACTGTATATCGACTCTTGGCGGAGTGCATTACCTCTCCACACAGTGCATCACCATCCCGAAGATGCGAAAGCCAATATCTGGGGATTACGTTTCCGGAATGTGGAATACGCTGGCGGCTCCTCCCAAGAGGCGGAAAATACCCCCCTCGCACACATGGAAGATGCTGAAGAACTCGACGACTACCATTGGCCAAATCCGGACGATGTTGATTGGGACAAGACCGCCGAACAAATCGACCTGATGCCCGAGGATAGGATTATTTGTGGGGGACACTATGAACCTTTTCTTTTGTATTGCTGGATGCGCGGGACGGAAAAGGCCATGATGGATCTGGCCGATAATCCTGATTTTGCGTTTGAAGCCCTCGACAGGATTTTTGAATATCACCTAGAGGTGAACCGCCGGATGTGGGAAGTCGGTGAAGGCCGCATCGATGTCATGTATATGGCCGAGGACCTAGGCTCACAAACCTCCCTTTTGATGAGTCGACGTAAAATCCAAGAGTTTATTCTCCCCTATCAAAAGGAAATGGCTGATTGCGCCCGGAGTTATGGGGTTCATATTTTCTATCATTCCGACGGGGCGATCCATTCAGTCATTCCTGACCTGATCAATATTACTGGAATAGAAATACTTAATCCTTTGGAAGGGCGTTGCACGGGCATGGAGCTTGACCGTCTGGCCGCTGACTTTGGGGATAAACTCATTTTCCACGGCGGCATCGATAACCAACAAACTCTCGCCTACGGGGACGTACAGGAAGTACGCAATGAAGTGCTCAAGGCCGTCGGCATTTTTGCAGGCAAACGCTGGATTTGTGCCCCCTGCCATAACCTACAACCCGTCAGTCCCGTGGAAAATATCATCACCCTCTACGAGACCATCCACGCACATGGTAAGTTGTAG
- a CDS encoding SDR family NAD(P)-dependent oxidoreductase yields the protein MKTFKEKYGPWALITGASSGIGEEFARQLAKEGIHLALHGRDMAKLDTLSNHLREQYNIYTRIILADLDIADAWRRILIETEDLEIRLLVNNAGYIIHGGVLKSTPEKEIGLLNTNCLTPLALSQHFAVEFAQAKRGGIIFTSSVASYVAAPFWTQYSATKSYDLLLAEALWAELRPHGVDVQALCPGPTKTHIFRRSGAKVRATFFHMTTTAVVGESLLNLGRKPVVIAGLRNKLLVSFLSLLPRRWRTLINYRIMKTMIEG from the coding sequence ATGAAAACTTTTAAAGAAAAATACGGCCCTTGGGCCCTGATTACCGGCGCGTCTTCTGGGATCGGGGAAGAATTCGCCCGGCAACTCGCCAAAGAAGGTATCCACCTCGCCCTGCACGGGCGGGATATGGCCAAGCTCGACACCCTCTCGAACCATTTGCGCGAACAATACAATATTTATACACGGATTATCCTCGCCGACCTGGACATTGCCGATGCGTGGAGACGGATCCTGATCGAGACGGAGGATCTGGAGATCCGGCTCTTGGTGAATAATGCCGGGTACATCATTCATGGCGGGGTACTCAAAAGCACCCCTGAAAAAGAAATCGGCCTATTGAATACTAATTGCCTGACACCCTTGGCCTTGTCACAACATTTTGCCGTGGAATTTGCCCAAGCCAAACGGGGCGGGATTATTTTCACCTCCTCAGTGGCTTCTTATGTCGCGGCCCCTTTCTGGACACAATATTCCGCGACAAAATCTTATGACCTCCTCCTGGCGGAAGCCCTCTGGGCCGAGCTACGCCCGCATGGTGTGGATGTCCAGGCCCTTTGCCCCGGTCCTACGAAAACGCATATCTTCCGCCGCAGCGGCGCCAAAGTACGGGCGACCTTTTTTCACATGACCACCACGGCCGTAGTGGGAGAGTCATTACTCAATCTCGGACGCAAACCTGTCGTCATCGCCGGACTAAGGAATAAACTCCTCGTGTCCTTCTTGAGCCTCCTCCCGCGCCGCTGGAGGACATTGATAAATTATCGTATCATGAAAACCATGATCGAAGGGTGA
- a CDS encoding PilT/PilU family type 4a pilus ATPase: MASSKKRRKIKKKPTKQSPMRKPEFDIILNLILDLFPEVSDINFTVDKPMQAEVNGVLTGVPVTPPIERMTSFQTESMAMIIVNGSRRLTEDLIRNGSCDASYSLGDRARFRVNIFSQRKNYSIVMRKLQTVIPSIERLNLPEIFYEIIKEKTGLVLVTGATGSGKTTTLASMLDAINNSKSIHIVTLEDPVEFVHPQKVSTFNQRELGDDFSSFATGLRAALRQAPKVILVGEMRDRETVEIALSAAETGHLVMSTLHTVDAGQTINRIVGMFDLEEQKQVRMRLSDTLRYIVSQRLVPKIPSGRQLILEVMGANLRTRESIVQGESEGKTFYEIIEASSPFGWRNFDMSLLQAYEAGVISEETTHTYSTRKAIVSRGIDNSKKSRGENTTKVSGLRLEKEVQ; this comes from the coding sequence GTGGCTTCCTCAAAGAAGCGCCGGAAGATTAAAAAAAAACCTACCAAACAGAGTCCCATGCGTAAACCGGAATTTGATATTATTCTCAATCTCATCCTCGATCTCTTTCCCGAGGTGTCGGATATTAATTTTACCGTGGATAAACCAATGCAGGCCGAAGTCAATGGTGTCCTGACAGGCGTCCCTGTGACCCCGCCCATCGAGCGTATGACGTCTTTCCAGACAGAGTCCATGGCGATGATCATCGTCAATGGCAGTCGCCGCCTTACCGAGGACCTGATCCGTAACGGTTCCTGTGACGCTTCTTACTCACTCGGAGACCGGGCCCGTTTCCGTGTAAATATATTTTCGCAGCGTAAAAATTATTCGATCGTCATGCGTAAACTCCAGACAGTTATCCCCTCGATTGAAAGGCTAAATCTGCCCGAGATTTTTTACGAAATCATCAAGGAAAAAACGGGACTCGTACTGGTGACGGGAGCGACGGGTTCAGGTAAGACGACGACACTGGCTTCCATGTTAGATGCGATTAATAATAGTAAATCCATCCATATCGTCACCCTCGAAGACCCGGTTGAATTCGTCCACCCCCAGAAAGTATCGACATTTAACCAGCGTGAGCTCGGTGACGATTTTTCAAGCTTTGCCACTGGTTTGCGTGCGGCCTTGCGGCAAGCGCCGAAAGTGATCCTGGTGGGGGAAATGCGTGATCGCGAGACAGTTGAAATCGCGCTTTCCGCTGCTGAAACAGGCCACTTGGTCATGAGCACACTCCACACAGTCGACGCAGGACAGACGATTAACCGTATTGTGGGTATGTTCGACCTTGAGGAGCAAAAACAGGTCAGGATGCGGCTTTCAGATACCTTGCGGTATATTGTCTCCCAGCGTCTGGTGCCAAAGATTCCTTCCGGCCGTCAGCTTATCCTCGAAGTCATGGGGGCCAATCTCCGGACAAGGGAAAGTATTGTCCAAGGTGAATCCGAAGGGAAAACTTTCTACGAAATCATCGAGGCTTCCTCGCCTTTCGGCTGGAGGAATTTCGACATGTCCCTCTTACAAGCATACGAAGCGGGTGTCATCAGCGAGGAAACCACCCATACCTACTCGACACGTAAAGCGATCGTCTCTCGCGGCATCGATAATTCGAAAAAATCCCGTGGCGAAAATACGACAAAAGTCTCGGGGTTACGCCTAGAAAAAGAAGTGCAGTAA
- a CDS encoding phytoene desaturase, which produces MMEECEGTKKAVVIGAGLGGLATAIRLQAKGYDTEVLELNDRPGGRACVYEQDGFRFDAGPTILTAPFLIDELFALGDRRTHDYVDIVPCDPFYRVVFTDGSEINYRGGKENLLKEIRRLSPSDEAGFERFARFSERVFKRGFIDLADQPFKSIWDMAKVAPDMMKLQAYRSVYDVAASYVKDPRLRFIFSFHPLFIGGSPFQTSALYAMVHHLELKWGVHYCMGGTGKLVEALVKHFEKLGGKLRLSCGVTQIALEGNKATGVHLDTGEKIDADVVVSNADVATTYGKLLPAGASRRWNADKLRRTEYSMGLFIIYFGLDKKYDSLEQHTIVLSERYRELINDIFKRKILAEDFSLYLFNPSKIDPSVAPEGCSACYVLSPVPNLQADIDWEKIKESYADKILASLEKLCPDLRKHIVSKKIITPVDFQSRFQAWDGNAFSIAPTLFQSAWFRPHNQSEDIENLYIAGAGTHPGAGVPGVLCSAKIIEKLVPGVG; this is translated from the coding sequence ATGATGGAGGAGTGTGAAGGAACAAAGAAGGCGGTGGTGATCGGCGCCGGGCTCGGGGGATTAGCTACGGCGATCCGGCTCCAGGCAAAAGGTTATGACACCGAGGTGCTCGAGCTCAATGACCGGCCCGGCGGGCGCGCGTGTGTGTATGAGCAGGATGGATTCCGTTTCGACGCGGGCCCGACGATCCTGACGGCTCCTTTCTTGATTGATGAGCTCTTTGCCCTAGGCGACCGGCGCACGCATGATTATGTGGATATTGTCCCGTGTGACCCCTTTTACCGGGTGGTCTTTACGGATGGTTCAGAAATCAATTACCGGGGCGGGAAAGAAAACCTGCTCAAGGAAATCCGCCGTTTGAGTCCGTCGGATGAAGCGGGCTTTGAACGGTTTGCCCGGTTCTCGGAAAGAGTTTTTAAAAGGGGATTTATCGACCTAGCCGATCAACCGTTCAAATCCATCTGGGACATGGCCAAGGTAGCCCCTGACATGATGAAGCTCCAGGCTTACCGCAGTGTCTATGATGTGGCGGCCTCGTATGTGAAAGACCCCCGACTGAGATTCATCTTCAGTTTTCACCCGCTTTTTATCGGGGGTTCACCTTTCCAGACCTCAGCCCTCTACGCGATGGTGCACCATCTTGAACTCAAGTGGGGAGTCCACTATTGTATGGGAGGGACGGGCAAACTCGTCGAGGCCCTCGTCAAACACTTTGAAAAGCTCGGGGGCAAATTGCGGTTATCCTGCGGGGTGACGCAAATTGCGCTAGAGGGGAATAAAGCCACCGGGGTCCACCTCGATACCGGTGAGAAAATCGACGCGGATGTCGTCGTGTCGAATGCCGATGTCGCGACGACCTACGGCAAATTGCTCCCAGCCGGGGCTTCACGCCGTTGGAACGCGGACAAATTGCGCCGGACTGAGTATTCCATGGGGCTATTCATCATCTACTTTGGCCTGGATAAAAAGTACGATTCCCTCGAGCAACACACGATTGTATTGAGTGAACGTTACCGCGAACTCATCAATGACATTTTTAAGAGGAAAATCTTGGCGGAGGATTTCAGTCTCTACCTCTTTAACCCCTCAAAGATCGATCCGTCCGTGGCACCGGAAGGGTGTAGTGCGTGTTATGTCCTCTCACCCGTACCAAATCTCCAAGCGGATATCGACTGGGAAAAAATCAAGGAATCCTACGCGGACAAGATCCTCGCCTCCTTGGAGAAACTCTGCCCCGATTTGCGCAAGCACATCGTTTCTAAAAAAATCATCACCCCCGTGGATTTTCAATCCCGTTTCCAAGCCTGGGACGGTAACGCCTTTTCCATCGCCCCGACTCTCTTCCAGAGTGCGTGGTTCCGCCCGCACAATCAAAGCGAGGATATCGAAAATCTTTACATCGCGGGGGCCGGCACGCATCCCGGTGCGGGAGTCCCCGGAGTACTCTGTAGCGCGAAGATTATTGAAAAGCTCGTCCCCGGAGTGGGTTAA
- a CDS encoding glycosyltransferase family 9 protein, with the protein MNFLFLKPKQIGDSLILTPTLQAVKQAYPEAKIWVVVRRGCEGILAGCPAIDHLLTAAPVEARDHTTGQWWRSLQLVSNLRKVRFDAVFELGDGDRSRWLALLCRAKARYSVPLDRPMKGYFRQAFKSIADFEYKRGHRVEKDYRTVSTFLPLPEEIPPLVFNREATRVWPETAAWEDFALMHITSRQGFNRWTREGWIKVGQYLLTRYKNLLISTGPAHEETVEAKAVAEALGPACLPTLGRTNWAELAELLYRARLFVGIDTAARHLAAACQCPTVALFGPSIERHWHPWKSPHRIVTVPGYHAPQNGELEDEFRMIKARRMNEIRAESVIEACSTISQWGHKGESEK; encoded by the coding sequence ATGAATTTTCTTTTTTTAAAACCCAAACAAATCGGTGATTCCTTGATCCTGACACCGACCCTCCAAGCGGTGAAGCAAGCTTATCCCGAAGCGAAAATCTGGGTCGTCGTGCGCCGCGGATGTGAGGGGATCCTCGCGGGGTGCCCGGCCATCGACCATCTTTTAACGGCTGCTCCGGTAGAGGCCCGGGACCATACCACGGGGCAATGGTGGCGCAGCCTCCAGCTCGTGAGCAATTTGCGGAAGGTCCGTTTTGATGCGGTGTTTGAACTCGGGGACGGGGATCGTTCAAGGTGGTTAGCTCTTTTGTGCCGGGCAAAGGCCCGGTATTCGGTCCCGCTGGATCGCCCGATGAAAGGTTATTTCCGGCAAGCTTTTAAAAGTATCGCGGATTTCGAATATAAACGGGGCCACCGTGTGGAAAAAGATTACCGTACCGTATCGACTTTCCTGCCATTACCGGAGGAGATTCCCCCGCTGGTATTTAATCGGGAAGCGACCCGCGTCTGGCCGGAAACAGCCGCATGGGAAGATTTTGCTCTCATGCATATTACTTCGCGGCAGGGTTTTAACCGCTGGACCCGCGAGGGCTGGATAAAGGTGGGCCAATACCTCCTGACCCGTTATAAAAATCTTTTAATCAGCACAGGCCCGGCGCATGAAGAAACCGTGGAAGCTAAGGCCGTGGCCGAGGCTTTGGGACCCGCATGTTTGCCGACACTGGGCCGGACGAACTGGGCGGAGCTGGCCGAGCTGCTCTACCGGGCCCGGCTTTTTGTCGGCATCGACACTGCTGCCCGCCATTTAGCGGCCGCTTGCCAATGTCCGACAGTTGCGCTTTTTGGGCCGTCGATCGAACGGCACTGGCATCCGTGGAAATCGCCGCACCGGATTGTGACGGTCCCCGGTTACCACGCCCCCCAAAATGGGGAGTTGGAGGATGAATTCCGCATGATCAAAGCCCGCCGGATGAATGAGATCAGGGCTGAGTCTGTCATAGAGGCTTGTTCGACTATTTCGCAGTGGGGGCACAAGGGTGAATCCGAAAAATAA
- the pgl gene encoding 6-phosphogluconolactonase, with the protein MLLENAAGCAGVGTVFVKTLIGAWQKSQSPLIFRSLFMRLYLDTPQKKIIIVTDPAAAARYAADLFKDCAQKAIAKNGLFTVALSGGSTPKALYHLLATDESYSKQIAWEKVHLFWGDERFVPADHPESNYRMVKEQMLHLLSIPADNVHRIISEGVEPEECAAVYGRKLRAFFGEHNLLNSCGGPAFDLNFLGLGPDGHTASLFPDSKALSETHHWCAANWVEKFNSWRITLTYPSINSAKCIAFLAVGQDKTEKINQILGPDAASYHYPAQGIKPTDGALLWVLDEVSAGGLS; encoded by the coding sequence CAAAGCCCCCTGATATTTCGGAGCCTTTTTATGCGTCTTTATCTTGATACCCCACAGAAAAAAATAATCATTGTCACTGACCCGGCTGCGGCGGCCCGTTATGCCGCCGACCTCTTTAAGGATTGCGCTCAAAAGGCGATTGCCAAAAACGGGTTATTCACTGTCGCCCTGTCGGGGGGATCTACCCCGAAAGCCCTCTATCACTTGCTGGCGACGGACGAATCTTATTCGAAACAAATTGCGTGGGAGAAAGTGCATCTTTTCTGGGGTGATGAGAGGTTTGTCCCGGCGGATCATCCGGAGAGTAACTATCGTATGGTCAAAGAGCAAATGCTCCACCTGCTTTCGATCCCTGCGGACAATGTCCACCGGATCATCAGCGAAGGCGTCGAACCCGAAGAATGTGCAGCGGTTTACGGGCGCAAATTGCGCGCCTTTTTTGGTGAACACAATTTGCTGAACTCCTGTGGTGGCCCGGCCTTTGACCTTAATTTCCTCGGACTCGGGCCCGACGGTCACACGGCCTCGCTTTTTCCAGATTCCAAAGCTCTCTCCGAGACACATCACTGGTGCGCGGCAAATTGGGTGGAGAAATTCAACTCTTGGCGGATTACCCTGACCTATCCCTCGATCAATAGTGCCAAATGCATCGCCTTCCTCGCTGTGGGTCAGGATAAAACTGAGAAGATCAATCAAATCCTGGGCCCGGACGCCGCCTCGTATCACTACCCCGCCCAAGGCATCAAACCCACTGATGGTGCATTGCTCTGGGTACTCGACGAGGTCAGTGCGGGCGGTCTCTCCTAA
- a CDS encoding DUF3817 domain-containing protein, with the protein MKTSIKRTRIMGNVEGVSFLLLLGVAMPLKYIWHMPLAVKLVGWIHGVLFITFCFCLLHTFITAKWSLWQAAKVFIASLLPFGPFLLDHSLKDEEEKP; encoded by the coding sequence ATGAAAACATCAATCAAACGGACCCGGATCATGGGCAATGTCGAAGGGGTTTCTTTCCTCCTACTTTTGGGAGTGGCCATGCCTTTGAAATACATTTGGCACATGCCCCTGGCGGTGAAGCTCGTAGGCTGGATCCACGGGGTACTCTTTATTACTTTTTGTTTTTGCCTACTCCACACTTTTATCACGGCGAAATGGAGTCTCTGGCAAGCGGCAAAAGTTTTTATCGCCTCCCTGCTTCCCTTTGGCCCTTTTCTTCTCGACCATTCATTAAAGGACGAAGAAGAAAAACCGTAA
- a CDS encoding DJ-1 family glyoxalase III produces MIILAPGFEEIEAITPIDILRRAGAEVIVAGLVEGPIEASRKTRHLADVPLEQIVSHEGYDMLVLPGGQPGTNHLLASEKVVALVAQFARAEKWIAAICAAPSVLAKAGVLNGSTYTCHPGAVGLVNDLSPAGIAPIRDSSARVVQKAKVITSLAAGSSMEFSFKLVEALFGPEKVREVNQGVLAPGM; encoded by the coding sequence TTGATCATACTGGCTCCTGGGTTCGAGGAGATTGAGGCGATCACACCGATCGATATCCTCCGGCGAGCAGGCGCGGAGGTAATCGTGGCCGGGCTCGTGGAAGGCCCGATCGAGGCTTCCCGTAAAACCCGCCATCTGGCGGATGTCCCTCTGGAGCAAATTGTTTCACACGAGGGATACGACATGCTTGTCTTGCCAGGGGGGCAACCGGGGACAAATCATTTACTCGCCAGTGAAAAAGTCGTAGCTCTCGTGGCGCAATTTGCCCGGGCGGAAAAATGGATCGCAGCCATTTGTGCGGCTCCGAGTGTCCTGGCTAAAGCGGGGGTTTTGAATGGGTCCACATACACTTGTCATCCCGGGGCTGTAGGACTCGTGAATGATCTCAGTCCAGCAGGCATTGCCCCGATCCGAGATTCCTCGGCGCGTGTCGTCCAAAAAGCCAAGGTCATCACCAGCCTCGCAGCTGGCAGCTCTATGGAATTTTCCTTCAAACTCGTCGAAGCCCTTTTCGGTCCGGAAAAAGTCCGCGAGGTAAACCAGGGGGTCTTGGCTCCGGGAATGTAA